The Setaria italica strain Yugu1 chromosome VIII, Setaria_italica_v2.0, whole genome shotgun sequence genome includes the window TTAATACGGAATATGAGGCTATCGGTGTCATATGCGACTAGTCTCTGCATGCGTAATCAATATGTGAGTTGATCAAGGAAAAATTTGGCACGTACATGTAAGTTGGCTGAAACAAGCAAGGCATATTAGAGGCTCACGtgtggaagaaagaaggagcaAGGACCTGATGGCagtagaaaaagaaaacttaatTAATTAGGACTTTATGTAAGAAAAGTTAGAGTCCGTGTatcttaatatttctttttgtttagaTATTTCGTATCTGGTAGTTTTGATACGATTCCTTCTAGGAGTTGTTAGTTCagagtataaatatgtacctctggtcattgtaaaatcatcacacgatcaatatacaacacatttatcttttatttaccttttcagcttcacgccattgcatttatcgatgagttccttctagcaagctgggctgcatcgacctcgatctccagCGAGCTGCAAAGTTCCGTCACTAGGTGTTCTAgactttaaccaccgggcgcatcactgtggtttcgtctagtttcatctaccagttatcgaatatcttggatctttgacttacggcacATTGCTTTTAtcttgatctacggtattcaccagttatcctgcctcGATTAAgtctgcatcggctgatatttatctgttctatcatcttgccgttcagtttgctttaattagctttagatcagttcattatagatgacagatcgcttaatagcctgttgcatcttaatcttggttatctccttcgagtgctgttgggattaagtttcgttatgattggattcatcgaaTGGTGGGGTTTagattaacatcctgctaaatatttctagactgcaactaccgggcgcatcgctgtggtttcatctagagatattggtggagagtttagtttagatcttaTCGGTTTGTGgttctagctatggtggagcggcAACTCAATAGCATCCTATTTTCTATTGGCCGCCTGGCCGATGGTTATCGTAAAATATATTAAATCGGTTGGATGGCCAATGAATCACTCACAGTCATCAAgatactggaatcggcttcacaaccgatatatttgtcatgatttattttgttgcaccattatcgctactatGCCAGGATTATAtcagcctgatcggccggttgcctcggacttcacaacgactatcatctccttgtcagttgaatggtcaaactgactggcacgcccgcgcacaccacgcgcgccgatttgaattctgcactggagttaagcagatctcccaggttctcatgtgctgatgcagggtccaccaccaccaggattttgcgtcaacaggaACATTATTCAAGATTCTCGCGAAGTTTTATGATGTTAAGTGATTAGAGTACTCAAGTTTTGTGCTTCTTGATAGGCCAATTTTCAATAGCAacctgaaatttttggaaatAAGGTGCCTTTATGATGTTCTTTGTTACCTGCTTGTGAAGATCAGGTAAGTGTTGTTGGAGAGTTAAGGAAAATGGAAAGTCTTGCTAGATGATCATCTTCTTTTTTGTTGAATGTTAAAATAGTTTCTTGGAACAAAACACCTGCATCGCTTATGGTGATTCGTACTTTTGGTTTTCATGTCAATATGGATCCTCTCTAGCACTGTTGGATTCAAATTATGTTTGCCTTATGTTGTGTGTGTTCAATGTTGATGTGATGAGTATTTTGCATGTTGCTGTGAGTAATCGATCCGATATCATGTCAGTGTAGCCGCCAATTATTTTCTGTTATGGTATGCTCACTTGCTGATATGTTACCAAAAAGTTTAGTTATGTTATGCACACTGTAAGTATGTTTTAAGGTCAAGTGCAATTGGGTGCAAAATGATGTGCTTAAGCTGCTTATATTGGCTAGTTGAAAATTAGTTCTGTGCAGTTTCAGTTGAGGATGTTGCATGGATTTGGCTTGTGCAGTTTCAGTTGAGGATGTTGCATGGATTGGGCTAGTTGGAAATTAGTTTTGTGCAGTTTCAGTTGAGGATTCTGGATGTATTTGGCCTGTGCAGTTTCAGTTGAGGATGTTCGATGAATTTGGCTTGTTCGAAATTAGTTCTGTTTAGTTTCAGGAGGATGCAATGTTAGATGGAATTTTAAGCCTGAATGATGTGTCTTGCCCACAATTTCATAGTTCCATATCCAGTGTGTATTTCTGTTTGTTAAACGACAGTCTTTCGGGGAATCAGCCTGTCCACGGTATTTCATCTGTTCTGGACGGGAGAGAAATTCCATCTGTTCATGCTGAGATGAAATTCCTACCCTTTTACCGGATTGGTTAATTTTCTACTGTCTTGGTCTTAGTATTAGCACAAGTATCGACTGCATGGGTTGCAAACAATGTCGTGAATGCTGACTTAGAATTGTGAAATCAATCCCTACAATATAAATCAAAATCATATAAAGAAGTAGAATCGCGAATTTGACAACTATGGTTGCCAATCCCATCCTGGCAGCCGATGACGACATTATAACAATATCATCACAAATAAAAGTTTTTGGGAAGTCCTATGTTCTTAATAGGCGAAGTACCATGGTGTTTCTGCAAAAAGAACCTCGCCACGTCACCACCAGTCCCTCATGAGATGTTTACATTTGGATCCCTTGGAAAACATCGATTGCCAGTTCCATCCTCCTACCCCCTCCCCACCTCGtgccgacggcgccgccgccagcatccgtcaccgccgcgccgcctctcaATTCGTCCCCTCCCCTTCGTTTCTCCGCCTCGGCTCCTTCACCGAGCCTCCGTATCCCTCCTCCACCAGGCCGCACCCCGCACCAACACCAACAGGATGCTGCACTGCATCCTCGTCCCATCTTCCCTCACGACGCCGGTTCCGGTCGCCGCGGCGCGGCACGCTGGTATCCAAAAGGAGTATACGGCGGCTTCATGCCTCGACTCCGAGAAAGGAGGATCAGGTGATGTGCTGCTACTTGTTAGCTctgttcttccttctttttttttctttgaaaatttTAGCTCGGTTCTTTGTTCACTGCATAATGATGCAAACGGGGGATGTGAGAGTGCTCTACTGCTCTAATAGAGATTTTAGTAGCCAAAGAAATCCTTGTTAGTTCTTCAATCTAAAATACTACTCGAAAATGTTAATAACCACCCAGCTGGCCTAAAATTTCTGTACCTGTAACTTATGGCAAGCATTTTTCTGCAGCTTATATGGAATTGCTATGCAACATCATGATCACAGAGTTCTTGCATTGGCTCACATTACTGCTGGCCTGCTGGTTCAATAGACTCCATGAAACATCTATTTGGAATTGCTCCAACTGAACATCAAACAGGCCTTGCCTATAACCATCATATGACTGCAAACCTCACCAACGGGATATCTGCAGTGTGCTGCCATGGGTTGAGCTGCCTCGCTGGCAATGGGCAATTCTGCACCATCAGCCAAAAGTAGCATACTGTATTGCCTTGCTAGGAGGCAGTGGTTGCAGCCCGCCTAACCTAATGCACGACAACTTAGCAAATAAATTTTTCTCTAGAACAAGTACAACTGAGCTGACAAGTCTGCATCTCCATTTTACCTTGTCTATGTTCTGTGTTTGGCTATTTCCATTACTGGACATAAATGTTAGCTAGAACAGAGATTCTTTTTCTCAAATAAAAGGAGCAGAGATTGTTAGCTACTGTCATGGTATGATCCTATAGGAATAAGAATTATGCACATTGAGATATTGGGCCCTACTGTCATGGTATGATCCTATATGAATAAGAAAAATGCATATAGATGTATTGGGTCCTTTATCTTTCGAACTTTATAGATGGATTTGTTATATTGGGTTTGATTCTGGCACATTAACTAATTAGACAACCTGTCCCTGATTTAATTTTAAGTGCAGCAAtcgtagcattgtttaggttttCAATGGTACTAGTTATGATTAGATGGTGGTTTCCAGGAACCGGCTGCTACTACTAAAAGCATTATGATGCCTCAGGTGTGGACGAAGCAATGCCAACATCTAAACCCTGATTCAGACAGCGCTAcccgtgctgccgccgctccaTTGTTTGCGCATTGTTGGTCCAGGTCTATGGCCTTAGCGACGAGCTGCTCGCCATTGTGCCCCAGCTTATGCTcactatcttcttcctctaccCTGCAAGTCCTGGTAAATAATACCACTATGCTTCCTTTCTGTTTTTGCTTTTTGGTGCAGATCCAGTGCTTGTGATGTGTTTGACAGAATGCCTAAGCCATGTTCTGATGTTACTGCAGGTTGAGCATGATCACAAACCTACATATTTAATCTCAAAGGCCTGAGTAAATCTGGATCTTTTGGATCATGTGCTTTGCCCTCCATTCCTCCAGTCAAGGTGATGTTTCATCCTTCTGTTTTCTCAGTTGTTGTTTCAATGGCCCGTTCATTTGGATATGTTAGGGATGTGAGTTTAATGACAGCTGTTTCTAGGCTTCCATTCACATGAGGTTATAAGTACCAATCAGTTGTAGGATATGTAATGTGGCATAACCGTTCTTCTAATTTGGTTGTAGGATATGTAATGTGTGATCAGATTGTAGTGATACACTTAATAATTATATCACATTAGATTTAGCTCATTCCATAGTGGTGCCATGGTTTCTTCCTGCAGTTTTCATAGTGTCCTTGTATTTCAGATGCATGTAGGAACAAGAAATGATTGCATTgcaaaactaaaataaaatgtCATCATTATTCAAGGATTATGTGTCCTGAATTATTTGGATTAATGGCAGTTTAGTTTCTTTTGCTGTTTGAACTGGAGTCTTATATAATGCTAGAATTCTTAGTCAATGAtatgttttacttctgttactATGAGGATGTTACAGGCTCAAGGGCCCCTGTTAGGCCTGAGGCGGCCAGCAGGCATGCCAGGGGCGGGTCAGCAGGCCCTAGGAAGGGCTCCAGCTCGGCCACCGTGGGGCTCCAATGGCGCTTATCTTCAGGAAGTCTAGTCTTAGTCAAATTAGATATTAGTATCTTGGTTTGCTTAGGAAGTTGAGAGTTTGTTTAGGAAAGGATGGATCCAATCTATAAGGAATCCAGTCCTAGTCGCCTTAGGCTTCAAGTCTTAGAGTCCCTATATAATCGAGGGAGATGTACTCATTGCAAATCAAGGAAGAAAGGAATCTAATTGCCCTCAACCTCTCTCTATCCCATTTGTTTTAAGTCTCATAAATTTGCCATTGAGTTTTAAACTTCACATTTATCTGTTGATGAGGTTACTGACAAACCTCAATATTAAGCAGGTCGTATTTAATTTTTCTTCGCTTCTGTGTTTGATTGCTGTCAATTTTCATAGTTTGATCTCTTCCTCACTTTGTATAAGCAATCCTTTCAACTGTCTACTGTTTCCTTTGCATCAGATGGACACCGACCTTCCTACTGTGGGTTAGTTGGGAGCCTGCAGTTGTGGAGCCTGACTTCTTGTGTGTCTTTTTGCTTGACGCTACTGCAATTGTGACAACTTTTGCACGATTGTTATGGTGATGTTGGTGGCCTCGGCTGGTGGATGTCGCCATGTTGGCGCCATAGCACAGGGAAGAGGTGGGTGCAGTTTGGTTAATGAACTTGCAAGAAAAGCAAGGGGTTCTAGATGGATtcaaattttttctttttttactttctctcttctttttaatgATTCCCTGTTCCTGTTGCATATTGCATGATAGACATAGTCACTGGACAAGTGACCAAGGTAGCCTTGCAATTGTGGGTTGGCTTACCCCAGACACCTAGTTTGTGTTAAGTGAGTTGGTCACTGGAATTTGTGTGGCACGTCTGTTTTAGTTGTTTCCCGGACCCGGATGTTGGTGTGCGTAGGGTGTGTTTGGAGTGGAGGAGAGGTCTCCCTCTCATTTACTATATTCTTTCTCAATGATGGAATGACACGCAGCTATTCTGCATGTTCAAGGGGGAAAAAACTGTGGGTTGGCTGAACTTACATGTTGAAGTATGCacgtttgagaaaaaaaaagtgggtTGGCTGAACTTACATGTTAAAGTATTTTTTTCCCTTATGGCACATGACATGCATAACTCTTTTAAGGATTACTGAAATTAACTTCTGGACTGCTATTACTGAACTTATGTCTGTCCAGGAGGAAGGAAGAGTCATCAATAAGGTTTTGTGACCAACGTTGTAGATCATGGGGTGCTTTCCAATGACAATACGGTGGATTCTGCTACTAACATGAACTTAGATCATGGGTGCTTACAGCATTACCATGAAAACCAGGGAGGATGGAATCATTAAGTCTGGTGCTACTTCAATTGTGAGTTAATAGTTGGTTCTTTACATGCAACTAGCAATTGCTTACATTATGGTCGAAATATTTAGTTCTGGTTGCCAGATTACGGGAGTTACGCTAAATAGTTCTCTAAATTTTGAAATACTGTGTCAGGATGTAAATACTTCAATTCTGTAATGTCTCCTAACAGTAATTCAGTTGTGTCTCTGTTGTGTTTGTACAAGGTATTGTATTCCTGGATGACAGCAGGAGTCCTATTGAGTGGGATGAGCTCTGTCGCCTCCAACAGCAGCCATGGTAGCCTCCTCTCCATCTTGGCCACAAGTCACAGAAGAGGCAAAGCAGGCCACCTCCACAGCCTCAATTCCGCTGGCTAAGCCTGCCATCACCCTCTGCCTCGTACATCTCAGGTTCCATTTCCCATAATTGATTTCTCTTGGTTCTTTCAGGCCCAAATGAAGTTTTGCAGTACATATTATGTATATGAGTATGTTTCGTTGGCCCAATGGTGCAGGGGTGGAGCCAGGCCTGTTTATTGGTACCAGTTTATACCAATGATTTTTTGCAAAATCAGTAGAAAATTACTATTATGCACTGTTTACCTATGGAGCTGACACCAGTGGCTCCGTCAGCTGGCTCGCCCCTGCAATGGTGTGCAGAAAGTTGGATTTTTTGTGTGAAGGACTGGAAGAACGTCTAAGATTGGAAACAATAGGAATATCTCAAAGAAGTGCATTGGCTTCTGATTCGACAGAGGCCATGGATTTGGCTACACCATGTTTGCTTTATTCATAAGTTTCAATTTCAATCAGGCACGGCATGCAGATTTGAAATTGGATTCGGACATTCAGGTACCAAGCCACCCAGATGTTGAGGTATTCAGTGATTTTACAGTGCACGTCAAGGTTAGTTTGGACTCATGTTGAATTGTTATTATCGTTTACAATACTTATTCATTTCTTTAGCTATGTTATGGATTAAGCAAAAACTTTTCTATTTGCCATATCTACTCACATAGGGCTGAATAACTGGGTTTCATTAGTGTCAGATATGATTATTTCTTTATGATGACAGAAAAAATGACTAAGTCGTGTTTGGAGTTCAGTTACAGTTATAACTTATAATTATCTAGAGTAAAGTGCATGGCCGGTCCCTAAACTTGTCCGGCTGTATCACTTAGGTCCCTATagtctcaaaatgcatatttggCTCTATATGCAcagatttccttttttttccatttcattTTGCAGCTCTTCACCTGAAATTTAAGCTTGCAGCATTGACACATGTTTTCTTGTTTGTCCTTTGATTTGGGATAATTAACTGCCACCAATCATGTTGAATTATGTCGTGCTGAATTCTTTAGTTTCTTTATTTTTGTTCCTCTTTTACCTTCAGGATTGCCGGCAGTTTTGACTTCTCGGTGGTAGCTTCTAAGTAGGCCATTAGAAGCATTTTATTTTTCTGGTTGCACACTTAGGTACTACTTGGATTGCCTGTTTTAATAGAGAATAAATGTTTGATTGCAACGTAAAATCATACTGTGTTATCTATAGGCTCATTGATGAATTTGCCCTCTCAGTAACTAAGTCAGCACATACGCTGTATTTGCTCTGGTCTTTCTGTGTTGCAAAATACAGTTGGCTCTGTTCCCTCTTTTTGGTGGAGTGTGCAGTGTGGAGGAGGTAGCAGATACAATATCGATTATTTTCTGCAAGCGTTATATTGTTGTTTATTATTTGTGGTACTTTTCTCATAGCATTAACAAGGCTAACTCAACTAGACTTAGGATAGAGAAGAATATGCTGATCAGCTGTTTCATAAAGGTCCCAACATTGAAATCTTAGAAttgatttcttttaaaaaaataaaaaaattataattttgGAGTGACAACCAGATTGGCTGAGGTCAGTCTTTTGGTTTCAGAACCATGCAGGTTCCCATACCCCGTCACGCTGGACTCCTTTGCGCTCCACCTTGCTGGATTCCTCCCCATTCAGAACTCTCAAGTTGCCGCTTGCCAGCCGGTGCTGCACGGTTGGGCTCTCCGCTTCCTTTGAGCTTGCCTATGCCTGATTGTATGGTTCAGTCACCTATGTTATGGGGGAGTTCCTGTGAATTTGCAAGAGTTGGTTGACGAAATAGATCAATTTCTACTAGGCCCTGAACTTGAATCCCTTGAGGATTGGCAAATTTTGTGGTGAGATAGTGCCTTGCCTAACTGGAATTGGTTTCGTATCTGATTGAAATATAAAACAGTGCAATGTGTGTACTGGTAGATGTTTGGCAAAAATTTCTGGATTACCTGGTCATCCAAGGAGTTTAGAGTGAAAATAGCATCTGAGACTTGTCCTTTTGTTGTTAAACAAATAGGCTGACGAATTATTCGTATGCTTTGGCACTTTGTTATGTCAAGTTACTCGTATGCCGCCTGGCACTGCCACCGTGTCTGCGAAGGCCGTGACATGGCATCCAAAAGGCTGGGCGAGCCCTCGCCGGCGCAGTCGTTCCGTCGTCGCTGCATCGCTCCCGTGGCAGTGGCACTGTACTCGAGCAGAGCAGCTGACATGGACAGCAGCATTCAGTTCGTGCAGACATTCAGCGCTCCAATCCTGAAGAAGAGACATGGCGATGCCAGGTGAGCTCTCCTCGGTGCTCAACTGGCCAGGCTTGCAGGACTATGCCACATCAGCATAACAAGTTACCAGGGGCGCACTATGCATTTTATTCGAGTTGAAACTCAAACCGCCTGGAAGTTTTTGGCTGTAACAAAGGGAGCCTACCAAAACAGAGCAGCGTATGTACAGCCAAAGCCGGGGCCAGAATATCAACTAATAATAAGCAGTAACAAGACGCGAGTTTGCACAGCTCCCCCTGCGTATTACATCTCAATGCGACGACACTAACAGACGTTCAGTTGATGCAGACTAAATGGCACCACCTGCCAATGCTATCCCTAGAGTAACTTTTATCCGTTGAGCAACGGCCCTTCCACTCGGCACCGTCGGATCACTAAGGCCGACTTTCGTCTTAATTAACATTCAGGAACTACTCAGTAGCAGCGTGGATATTCAGTGGCACAGTGAAGTAGCTGCAAAGGGTAAATCAAGAGCTCCCACAGAGTGGAAGTGCAGCAATGTAATGGCCAGCATGCTACATTTTCTTCAGATCTTCCAAAATACCATGATGAAAGAAATAGCAATGACAAAGAAAgaacaataaaaaaaacaacattCCGGTTGATCACGGGCATTACCTCAAAAATACATTGACAGTAAACAGGAAGCAGGGGGCAGCAATGCAAAGCTCCCTACATCTCTAACAGggtgaaaagtgaaaacaaCGATAGCCTACAACGTTCCATGAGTAGGCAGCACTCTGAGAAGTGCCTGGTTAACCCATCCTCCCAGTTTCCTGGGGATAGACCAAATGACTAAAACAACAAAAGGGAAAGCGAGAACTGCCTAGCTAACCCATCTTTCCGATAGACCCAAACGACAGAAACAACAACTATGTTGCTGAATGCTGATAGACAAGTGATTACAATATGTAGAACTAGATAATGTAAGCTAGATCAAACCAGTAGCGAAGAGATAAATACTCTACAATAAGGACAGCAAAAGCACATGTTAATTTATCATAACTTAGTTTCTCAATTGTAGCTTAGATGGGACACATAGGTCAAACTGTCAAAGTATCACATAGACAATAGGTAGCAGATTAAGTTACCACGACCAGTCATTAATTATAACTTAACCCCCCTCGGGGATGAAATAACTTACTCCTGCAAACATATAAAGAATTTCTTTCGTCGGACGTCGGCAATTCCTGATTCGGCAAACACCAGCGGCGAGACCTGATTCGGCAATTCCTCTGGCTTCGTCTCCTTCGTCGGGCGTCGACCATCTCAATCCTACTTCGAGCAGCGCCTCAAGGGCGCAGGGCAGGCGGCTCCGTGCTCTACTCCGTTGGACATATGATCATCGACGGTGAAAGTAGGTCAGTGAGAATTCTGAACTCATTACATTAATGATTGTGATTGTCGCACAGGCGCGCATCCGTTTAATTTGTTCTATTTTGTTTGTGATTCATGAAACAGGGAGGTTTATTTATTTACGATGTCTTCTAGAGTTAGAAAATATGATTCCAGTTGTGAAAagcataagaagaaaaaaagactaGATCTTGCTGCTCAGGCTCAGAAGGGTGCATCTTGATAAATTTGTTGTTATAGAACATCAAATTAGTAcagaaaatctttttttttctagaatacgcaggagagctgcgtatcattccaTTAAGAAGAAGCGAATGAAGTGTTTTACAACGCGGGTCGAGTGGGTGCACCCACACGGATTAGGCATTACGGCATAGAAAACTACATTAGAAACCTTTACATCCGAAAGAAAAAAGACTGATCACACTAGGATCGTCTGAACCTGCCAGCCTATCGCAGCCAGGTATTTAGCACCTGCTGCAGACCACATTGCAGCATCTTCTGTGATGGTGTCGGTCAGCTGCAATGGCGTTTTTCCAGCTGCTCTGTTAAACACTCGATCATTCCTTTCCTTCAATATCCTCCACGACACTAGCATAGACGTGGAATCGAAACCTTTCCTCTGCACCTTGTTAAGGCCGGTTCTTTTTGACAGCCACCAATCCACTATTGCTACGAACGGGCTAATTACAACCAACTTAGTCTCCTGGATATGATGCAGACGATGGACGCCGCAGCGTCAGCAACGACGGAGCGTAGAGCATCTCTATGGCAACGGGCATTCAGCCCCCGAACATTCCACACAAGGACGTTGACGTTTGCTGTATCCATGTGGATCATCGGCGACAGGAGGTGGCGTAGCATCTGCCTCTGGCCGTCAGGTGCCGACCTGTGTCCCCTGGCATGCGATCTGCAGGAGTTGGTCATCAGAGAGACCATTGGCCAAGGGGAAGATGTCTCTAACCGCCGCAAAGTGCTGCGGTTGCATTGTTGAAGAAAGGAATTTGTCGAATTCTTTTGAAGTGATGCTGTCGTCCTCGGCGTCATTGCTGATTACACCAAGTTTTTTCATTGCAAGGATCTCACCCTTTCTTGATGGTCGAACCGCAACGTTCAGCGGTTTGCTGGCCAGTCTGTCGCTTCTTCTCGGAGTGTTCATCATCTGTGTCGTAGCCGTGTTGGTTACAGCTGGTGGCATGCATGTCGGAGAGCGGCATCTGTAAGGCGAGCCGTATGCTGCTCAAGGAGGCGGCAGTTTTTGCTTTTGCTGCCGCCAAAGACCCGGGCGATGACTAGGGTGCCGTGGGTGAAGGTGCTGCTGGAGTTGTGGCATCGCGGTTCAGCACCGTCGGGCTGGGAGGAAACGGTTGCTCAGACCCCTCCGGCGCGTCAGGTGCATCAGCTAAGGAGTTTCTCTGGGCGGATACGCCTCTGGGCACACGGTCAGGGCCTACCCGCGCGCGTCGCGTGTAGGTTTGCAGTGGCTGCTGGTCTGAAGTGGGAAGCTGTGCACCGCTGATGGGGGTGTTGTGGCAAGCGTGCTCGGCAGCGTGCAGTGGGAGGGGTTGGCACTGTGGTGGGCTGCAGCTTCAAGCAGCATGGGGTCTTCAGAGGCTACACTTGTGCAGCGGTTCAGAGGCAGCAACAACTCAGGTGGTAGCTCGGCGCGTAGACTGGGTGAGGCACGTCCCCGTGACCCCATCGCGTGCTGCTCTTGCGTGTGTTCGCGCGCGGACTGTAGCAGCGTCAGCGGTGCGCCTTCAGGGTatgggcgcgccgcgcgcctgtCCGCGTCAGTCACGCGCGTACTGGCCTGCACGCACGTTGTAGACTGAACCAGTCACGGGCGTGGTCGCATTTCCCTCCTTGGCGCAGTGGCTGTTTGAATCGTTGACCCTCGCAACGGCTCGCTGCTGGGGCTGCGCCCCCGCCTCCGGTGCTGTCGTTCCAGCGTCCCCGCTGGAGATATGGCGCTGCCTGGGCGCCGGATGCTCACGCTGCAAGGTGTTCGCCGAGAAGGAGGCATCGTAAGCCTGCTGCGCCAtacacgacggcggcggcatacTCGCCAGTTCCCTGAAACGCGAACTCCCCGGCTCGCCATCGTCCGGCAGTTCGCAGCCATCCGCAATCCCTGCCCTGGTGAAGAAGCCGTGGAATCTCGGACCGTATCCCCTTGAGCCGCCGTAATCGCTGTCCGGGTCACCGTCATGGCCTGAGTCTCCGtcgctcgacggcgacgacggcgagggggTGGGGGTGCGTGATCGGAAATCGGCGATGTGCCGGAGGCGGACGATAACATCATACGACAGCACCTGCTTTTGCCGTAAGTAGGGAGGGAGTTTACCCCAAATGCGCTGCATTTCCGGGTCATCGTACTGGATCTGCGGCTCATGCTCAGCGATCTGAAGCTTGACTCGACGAGGAATTCGATCAGGATCATGCGTCCAGGCCTGGACCTTCATCTTCCTCATGTAGTCATGTCAGTTCTGCCTTCGTCTACCTCTTCGACCTTCTCAATCCAGCACGAAGAGGATAACATTTTTCTCGCAGTGCGGCTGCTCCAAGCGTGTGCCGGGATCCCGTCCAACTCGAGCGCGACGCAGAAGAAGAGTGTTCTGGCATCCGCCCGTACTAGCCGCGTCCATGGCCGTAGGACATAGCGTGCATCGCCGACCGGGACGCTTCCCACGTTCATGGCGGCGTCCGGGCTCTTTGTGTGGTGAAGGTAACCAGATACTGCTCAGGCCAGAACAGTTGCACCGTAAAGTTATCCGCACCGGCGACGGGCAGCTCCGATACTGCACGGCGGAACTCTTCAAGCGGTGCACAGGCGGACGCGCCAGGCGCCACTGCAAGAAGGGAGAGACGGAGGCATCCCTCCTCCGCGTCCATCGCCGCGTCGCGCGCCAAGAAGCAGATCTCTTCACCCGGGCGATACGCCGGGTGTCCAGGCGGTGTCTCGTCGTCCAGGAGGTATGACGCCGGACCATGATCGTCGCTCCCAGAAGAACGCGAACCCGACGGCCCTTCCCGTAGGGGTGGCCGCGGCAGGTTCTGTCT containing:
- the LOC101762551 gene encoding uncharacterized protein LOC101762551; translated protein: MGAAARVAFDGMPRPHAAVRNTLTGVYARVGRLLEAFCGMRLDGRSLAQKIVQVGMGLLECMEEQYGLVPDIEFHVLLAKYHGVSAKRTSPRHHQSLMRCLHLDPLENIDCQFHPPTPSPPRADGAAASIRHRRAASQFVPSPSFLRLGSFTEPPYPSSTRPHPAPTPTGCCTASSSHLPSRRRFRSPRRGTLVSKRSIRRLHASTPRKEDQEPAATTKSIMMPQVWTKQCQHLNPDSDSATRAAAAPLFAHCWSRSMALATSCSPLCPSLCSLSSSSTLQVLVEHDHKPTYLISKA